In Ovis aries strain OAR_USU_Benz2616 breed Rambouillet chromosome 14, ARS-UI_Ramb_v3.0, whole genome shotgun sequence, a single genomic region encodes these proteins:
- the HSF4 gene encoding heat shock factor protein 4 isoform X7: MQEAPAALPTEPGPSPVPAFLGKLWALVGDPGTDHLIRWSPSGTSFLVSDQSRFAKEVLPQYFKHSNMASFVRQLNMYGFRKVVSIEQGGLLRPERDHVEFQHPSFVRGREQLLERVRRKVPALRGDDGRWRPEDLGRLLGEVQAFRGVQESTEARLRELRQCGGRGRRRMGREKGGSGREDTWLLDGSGQLLPLLYLGASSKTSGPSCGSLLTKDGRPSEWARARACILGVGVVTQRTLRCLSTLPRLFPRQNEILWREVVTLRQSHGQQHRVIGKLIQCLFGPLQAGSGSAGAKRKLSLMLDEGCPTPAKFNACPLPGALLQDPYFIQSPLPETTLGLSSPHRARGPIISDLPEDSPSPEGTRLSPSSGGRRGPLDLEKGGRSPDSLLPPMLLRAPPESVEPAGPLDVLGPSLQGREWTLMDLDMELSLLQPLVPEKGETELAVKGLNSPGPGKDSTLGAPLLLDIPASLGGPALSLPGALPIYSSPESRASYVGAGGNPSP; encoded by the exons ATGCAGGAAGCGCCGGCCGCGCTGCCCACGGAGCCGGGCCCCAGCCCAGTGCCTGCCTTCCTCGGCAAGTTATGGGCGCTGGTGGGCGACCCGGGCACCGACCACCTGATCCGCTGGAGCCCG AGCGGCACCAGCTTCCTCGTGAGCGACCAGAGCCGCTTCGCCAAGGAGGTGCTGCCCCAATACTTCAAGCACAGCAACATGGCAAGCTTCGTGCGGCAACTCAATATGT ACGGTTTTCGGAAGGTGGTGAGCATCGAGCAGGGTGGCCTGCTGAGACCCGAACGGGATCACGTCGAGTTCCAGCACCCGAGCTTCGTACGCGGCCGAGAGCAACTGCTGGAACGCGTGCGCCGCAAG GTGCCCGCGCTGCGCGGCGACGACGGCCGCTGGCGCCCCGAGGACCTGGGCCGGCTGCTGGGCGAGGTGCAGGCTTTTCGGGGAGTGCAAGAGAGCACCGAGGCGCGGCTGCGGGAACTCAGGCAgtgcggggggagggggcggaggagaatggggagggagaaggggggcTCTGGGCGCGAGGACACTTGGCTTCTAGACGGTTCTGGGCAGCTCCTTCCTCTCTTGTACCTCGGCGCCTCCTCCAAGACCAGTGGGCCGAGCTGTGGCAGTCTCTTAACTAAGGATGGACGACCATCCGAGTGGGCACGGGCGCGGGCCTGcattctgggggtgggggtggtgaccCAGCGAACTCTCAGATGCCTCAGCACCCTCCCACGCCTTTTCCCCAGGCAGAACGAGATCCTGTGGAGGGAGGTGGTCACGCTGCGGCAGAGCCACGGTCAACAGCATCGGGTCATCGGCAAG cTGATCCAGTGCCTCTTTGGGCCACTTCAGGCTGGGTCTGGCAGCGCAGGAGCTAAGAGGAAGCT GTCGCTGATGCTGGATGAGGGGTGCCCAACGCCAGCCAAATTCAACGCCTGCCCCTTACCTGGTGCCCTCCTGCAGGACCCCTACTTTATCCAGTCG CCCCTCCCGGAGACCACGCTGGGCCTCAGCAGCCCTCACAGGGCCAGGGGCCCCATCATCTCCGACCTCCCGGAAGACTCTCCTTCCCCTGAAGGAACCAGGCTTTCCCCCTCCAGTGGTGGCAGGAG GGGCCCTCTGGACCTGGAGAAGGGAGGCCGGAGCCCAGACAGTCTGCTGCCTCCAATGCTGCTTCGGGCCCCCCCTGAAAGTGTGGAGCCTGCAGGGCCACTGGAT GTGCTGGGCCCCAGCCTCCAAGGGCGGGAATGGACTCTGATGGACTTAGACATGGAGCTGTCCCTG TTGCAGCCCTTGGTTCCAGAGAAGGGTGAGACTGAGCTGGCAGTTAAGGGGTTAAATTCTCCAGGCCCAG GAAAGGACTCCACACTCGGGGCACCACTCCTGCTGGACATCCCAGCGTCTTTAGGAGGCCCAGCGCTCAGCCTGCCTGGAGCTTTACCCATTTACAGCAGTCCTGAGAGCCGGGCCTCCTACGTGGGCGCGGGAGGCAACCCCTCCCCCTGA
- the HSF4 gene encoding heat shock factor protein 4 isoform X11 — MQEAPAALPTEPGPSPVPAFLGKLWALVGDPGTDHLIRWSPSGTSFLVSDQSRFAKEVLPQYFKHSNMASFVRQLNMYGFRKVVSIEQGGLLRPERDHVEFQHPSFVRGREQLLERVRRKVPALRGDDGRWRPEDLGRLLGEVQAFRGVQESTEARLRELRQQNEILWREVVTLRQSHGQQHRVIGKLIQCLFGPLQAGSGSAGAKRKLSLMLDEGCPTPAKFNACPLPGALLQDPYFIQSGSTSSSTYSPSRRPRWASAALTGPGAPSSPTSRKTLLPLKEPGFPPPVVAGAPPPLPVAVVQAILEGKGSFSPEGPRNAQQPEPRGPREVPDRGPLDLEKGGRSPDSLLPPMLLRAPPESVEPAGPLDVLGPSLQGREWTLMDLDMELSLLQPLVPEKGETELAVKGLNSPGPGKDSTLGAPLLLDIPASLGGPALSLPGALPIYSSPESRASYVGAGGNPSP; from the exons ATGCAGGAAGCGCCGGCCGCGCTGCCCACGGAGCCGGGCCCCAGCCCAGTGCCTGCCTTCCTCGGCAAGTTATGGGCGCTGGTGGGCGACCCGGGCACCGACCACCTGATCCGCTGGAGCCCG AGCGGCACCAGCTTCCTCGTGAGCGACCAGAGCCGCTTCGCCAAGGAGGTGCTGCCCCAATACTTCAAGCACAGCAACATGGCAAGCTTCGTGCGGCAACTCAATATGT ACGGTTTTCGGAAGGTGGTGAGCATCGAGCAGGGTGGCCTGCTGAGACCCGAACGGGATCACGTCGAGTTCCAGCACCCGAGCTTCGTACGCGGCCGAGAGCAACTGCTGGAACGCGTGCGCCGCAAG GTGCCCGCGCTGCGCGGCGACGACGGCCGCTGGCGCCCCGAGGACCTGGGCCGGCTGCTGGGCGAGGTGCAGGCTTTTCGGGGAGTGCAAGAGAGCACCGAGGCGCGGCTGCGGGAACTCAGGCA GCAGAACGAGATCCTGTGGAGGGAGGTGGTCACGCTGCGGCAGAGCCACGGTCAACAGCATCGGGTCATCGGCAAG cTGATCCAGTGCCTCTTTGGGCCACTTCAGGCTGGGTCTGGCAGCGCAGGAGCTAAGAGGAAGCT GTCGCTGATGCTGGATGAGGGGTGCCCAACGCCAGCCAAATTCAACGCCTGCCCCTTACCTGGTGCCCTCCTGCAGGACCCCTACTTTATCCAGTCG GGCTCAACCTCGTCTTCTACTTACAGCCCCTCCCGGAGACCACGCTGGGCCTCAGCAGCCCTCACAGGGCCAGGGGCCCCATCATCTCCGACCTCCCGGAAGACTCTCCTTCCCCTGAAGGAACCAGGCTTTCCCCCTCCAGTGGTGGCAGGAG CACCCCCACCGCTGCCTGTGGCTGTGGTGCAGGCCAtcctggaggggaaggggagctTCAGCCCTGAGGGGCCCAGGAATGCCCAACAGCCTGAACCAAGAGGCCCCAGGGAGGTTCCTGACAG GGGCCCTCTGGACCTGGAGAAGGGAGGCCGGAGCCCAGACAGTCTGCTGCCTCCAATGCTGCTTCGGGCCCCCCCTGAAAGTGTGGAGCCTGCAGGGCCACTGGAT GTGCTGGGCCCCAGCCTCCAAGGGCGGGAATGGACTCTGATGGACTTAGACATGGAGCTGTCCCTG TTGCAGCCCTTGGTTCCAGAGAAGGGTGAGACTGAGCTGGCAGTTAAGGGGTTAAATTCTCCAGGCCCAG GAAAGGACTCCACACTCGGGGCACCACTCCTGCTGGACATCCCAGCGTCTTTAGGAGGCCCAGCGCTCAGCCTGCCTGGAGCTTTACCCATTTACAGCAGTCCTGAGAGCCGGGCCTCCTACGTGGGCGCGGGAGGCAACCCCTCCCCCTGA
- the HSF4 gene encoding heat shock factor protein 4 isoform X1 yields the protein MQEAPAALPTEPGPSPVPAFLGKLWALVGDPGTDHLIRWSPSGTSFLVSDQSRFAKEVLPQYFKHSNMASFVRQLNMYGFRKVVSIEQGGLLRPERDHVEFQHPSFVRGREQLLERVRRKVPALRGDDGRWRPEDLGRLLGEVQAFRGVQESTEARLRELRQCGGRGRRRMGREKGGSGREDTWLLDGSGQLLPLLYLGASSKTSGPSCGSLLTKDGRPSEWARARACILGVGVVTQRTLRCLSTLPRLFPRQNEILWREVVTLRQSHGQQHRVIGKLIQCLFGPLQAGSGSAGAKRKLSLMLDEGCPTPAKFNACPLPGALLQDPYFIQSPLPETTLGLSSPHRARGPIISDLPEDSPSPEGTRLSPSSGGRREKGLALLKEEPASPGGEGEAGLALAPNECDFCVTAPPPLPVAVVQAILEGKGSFSPEGPRNAQQPEPRGPREVPDRGPLDLEKGGRSPDSLLPPMLLRAPPESVEPAGPLDVLGPSLQGREWTLMDLDMELSLPKPQLPSPAASCGSLLQLQPLVPEKGETELAVKGLNSPGPGKDSTLGAPLLLDIPASLGGPALSLPGALPIYSSPESRASYVGAGGNPSP from the exons ATGCAGGAAGCGCCGGCCGCGCTGCCCACGGAGCCGGGCCCCAGCCCAGTGCCTGCCTTCCTCGGCAAGTTATGGGCGCTGGTGGGCGACCCGGGCACCGACCACCTGATCCGCTGGAGCCCG AGCGGCACCAGCTTCCTCGTGAGCGACCAGAGCCGCTTCGCCAAGGAGGTGCTGCCCCAATACTTCAAGCACAGCAACATGGCAAGCTTCGTGCGGCAACTCAATATGT ACGGTTTTCGGAAGGTGGTGAGCATCGAGCAGGGTGGCCTGCTGAGACCCGAACGGGATCACGTCGAGTTCCAGCACCCGAGCTTCGTACGCGGCCGAGAGCAACTGCTGGAACGCGTGCGCCGCAAG GTGCCCGCGCTGCGCGGCGACGACGGCCGCTGGCGCCCCGAGGACCTGGGCCGGCTGCTGGGCGAGGTGCAGGCTTTTCGGGGAGTGCAAGAGAGCACCGAGGCGCGGCTGCGGGAACTCAGGCAgtgcggggggagggggcggaggagaatggggagggagaaggggggcTCTGGGCGCGAGGACACTTGGCTTCTAGACGGTTCTGGGCAGCTCCTTCCTCTCTTGTACCTCGGCGCCTCCTCCAAGACCAGTGGGCCGAGCTGTGGCAGTCTCTTAACTAAGGATGGACGACCATCCGAGTGGGCACGGGCGCGGGCCTGcattctgggggtgggggtggtgaccCAGCGAACTCTCAGATGCCTCAGCACCCTCCCACGCCTTTTCCCCAGGCAGAACGAGATCCTGTGGAGGGAGGTGGTCACGCTGCGGCAGAGCCACGGTCAACAGCATCGGGTCATCGGCAAG cTGATCCAGTGCCTCTTTGGGCCACTTCAGGCTGGGTCTGGCAGCGCAGGAGCTAAGAGGAAGCT GTCGCTGATGCTGGATGAGGGGTGCCCAACGCCAGCCAAATTCAACGCCTGCCCCTTACCTGGTGCCCTCCTGCAGGACCCCTACTTTATCCAGTCG CCCCTCCCGGAGACCACGCTGGGCCTCAGCAGCCCTCACAGGGCCAGGGGCCCCATCATCTCCGACCTCCCGGAAGACTCTCCTTCCCCTGAAGGAACCAGGCTTTCCCCCTCCAGTGGTGGCAGGAG ggagaagggcctggcacTGCTCAAAGAAGAGCCAGCCAGCCCAGGGGGGGAAGGCGAGGCCGGGCTGGCCCTGGCCCCAAACGAGTGTGACTTCTGCGTGACAGCACCCCCACCGCTGCCTGTGGCTGTGGTGCAGGCCAtcctggaggggaaggggagctTCAGCCCTGAGGGGCCCAGGAATGCCCAACAGCCTGAACCAAGAGGCCCCAGGGAGGTTCCTGACAG GGGCCCTCTGGACCTGGAGAAGGGAGGCCGGAGCCCAGACAGTCTGCTGCCTCCAATGCTGCTTCGGGCCCCCCCTGAAAGTGTGGAGCCTGCAGGGCCACTGGAT GTGCTGGGCCCCAGCCTCCAAGGGCGGGAATGGACTCTGATGGACTTAGACATGGAGCTGTCCCTG CCAAAGCCCCAGCTCCCTTCCCCAGCTGCTTCCTGCGGTTCTCTTCTGCAGTTGCAGCCCTTGGTTCCAGAGAAGGGTGAGACTGAGCTGGCAGTTAAGGGGTTAAATTCTCCAGGCCCAG GAAAGGACTCCACACTCGGGGCACCACTCCTGCTGGACATCCCAGCGTCTTTAGGAGGCCCAGCGCTCAGCCTGCCTGGAGCTTTACCCATTTACAGCAGTCCTGAGAGCCGGGCCTCCTACGTGGGCGCGGGAGGCAACCCCTCCCCCTGA
- the HSF4 gene encoding heat shock factor protein 4 isoform X2: MQEAPAALPTEPGPSPVPAFLGKLWALVGDPGTDHLIRWSPSGTSFLVSDQSRFAKEVLPQYFKHSNMASFVRQLNMYGFRKVVSIEQGGLLRPERDHVEFQHPSFVRGREQLLERVRRKVPALRGDDGRWRPEDLGRLLGEVQAFRGVQESTEARLRELRQCGGRGRRRMGREKGGSGREDTWLLDGSGQLLPLLYLGASSKTSGPSCGSLLTKDGRPSEWARARACILGVGVVTQRTLRCLSTLPRLFPRQNEILWREVVTLRQSHGQQHRVIGKLIQCLFGPLQAGSGSAGAKRKLSLMLDEGCPTPAKFNACPLPGALLQDPYFIQSPLPETTLGLSSPHRARGPIISDLPEDSPSPEGTRLSPSSGGRREKGLALLKEEPASPGGEGEAGLALAPNECDFCVTAPPPLPVAVVQAILEGKGSFSPEGPRNAQQPEPRGPREVPDRGPLDLEKGGRSPDSLLPPMLLRAPPESVEPAGPLDVLGPSLQGREWTLMDLDMELSLLQPLVPEKGETELAVKGLNSPGPGKDSTLGAPLLLDIPASLGGPALSLPGALPIYSSPESRASYVGAGGNPSP, from the exons ATGCAGGAAGCGCCGGCCGCGCTGCCCACGGAGCCGGGCCCCAGCCCAGTGCCTGCCTTCCTCGGCAAGTTATGGGCGCTGGTGGGCGACCCGGGCACCGACCACCTGATCCGCTGGAGCCCG AGCGGCACCAGCTTCCTCGTGAGCGACCAGAGCCGCTTCGCCAAGGAGGTGCTGCCCCAATACTTCAAGCACAGCAACATGGCAAGCTTCGTGCGGCAACTCAATATGT ACGGTTTTCGGAAGGTGGTGAGCATCGAGCAGGGTGGCCTGCTGAGACCCGAACGGGATCACGTCGAGTTCCAGCACCCGAGCTTCGTACGCGGCCGAGAGCAACTGCTGGAACGCGTGCGCCGCAAG GTGCCCGCGCTGCGCGGCGACGACGGCCGCTGGCGCCCCGAGGACCTGGGCCGGCTGCTGGGCGAGGTGCAGGCTTTTCGGGGAGTGCAAGAGAGCACCGAGGCGCGGCTGCGGGAACTCAGGCAgtgcggggggagggggcggaggagaatggggagggagaaggggggcTCTGGGCGCGAGGACACTTGGCTTCTAGACGGTTCTGGGCAGCTCCTTCCTCTCTTGTACCTCGGCGCCTCCTCCAAGACCAGTGGGCCGAGCTGTGGCAGTCTCTTAACTAAGGATGGACGACCATCCGAGTGGGCACGGGCGCGGGCCTGcattctgggggtgggggtggtgaccCAGCGAACTCTCAGATGCCTCAGCACCCTCCCACGCCTTTTCCCCAGGCAGAACGAGATCCTGTGGAGGGAGGTGGTCACGCTGCGGCAGAGCCACGGTCAACAGCATCGGGTCATCGGCAAG cTGATCCAGTGCCTCTTTGGGCCACTTCAGGCTGGGTCTGGCAGCGCAGGAGCTAAGAGGAAGCT GTCGCTGATGCTGGATGAGGGGTGCCCAACGCCAGCCAAATTCAACGCCTGCCCCTTACCTGGTGCCCTCCTGCAGGACCCCTACTTTATCCAGTCG CCCCTCCCGGAGACCACGCTGGGCCTCAGCAGCCCTCACAGGGCCAGGGGCCCCATCATCTCCGACCTCCCGGAAGACTCTCCTTCCCCTGAAGGAACCAGGCTTTCCCCCTCCAGTGGTGGCAGGAG ggagaagggcctggcacTGCTCAAAGAAGAGCCAGCCAGCCCAGGGGGGGAAGGCGAGGCCGGGCTGGCCCTGGCCCCAAACGAGTGTGACTTCTGCGTGACAGCACCCCCACCGCTGCCTGTGGCTGTGGTGCAGGCCAtcctggaggggaaggggagctTCAGCCCTGAGGGGCCCAGGAATGCCCAACAGCCTGAACCAAGAGGCCCCAGGGAGGTTCCTGACAG GGGCCCTCTGGACCTGGAGAAGGGAGGCCGGAGCCCAGACAGTCTGCTGCCTCCAATGCTGCTTCGGGCCCCCCCTGAAAGTGTGGAGCCTGCAGGGCCACTGGAT GTGCTGGGCCCCAGCCTCCAAGGGCGGGAATGGACTCTGATGGACTTAGACATGGAGCTGTCCCTG TTGCAGCCCTTGGTTCCAGAGAAGGGTGAGACTGAGCTGGCAGTTAAGGGGTTAAATTCTCCAGGCCCAG GAAAGGACTCCACACTCGGGGCACCACTCCTGCTGGACATCCCAGCGTCTTTAGGAGGCCCAGCGCTCAGCCTGCCTGGAGCTTTACCCATTTACAGCAGTCCTGAGAGCCGGGCCTCCTACGTGGGCGCGGGAGGCAACCCCTCCCCCTGA
- the HSF4 gene encoding heat shock factor protein 4 isoform X5, producing MQEAPAALPTEPGPSPVPAFLGKLWALVGDPGTDHLIRWSPSGTSFLVSDQSRFAKEVLPQYFKHSNMASFVRQLNMYGFRKVVSIEQGGLLRPERDHVEFQHPSFVRGREQLLERVRRKVPALRGDDGRWRPEDLGRLLGEVQAFRGVQESTEARLRELRQCGGRGRRRMGREKGGSGREDTWLLDGSGQLLPLLYLGASSKTSGPSCGSLLTKDGRPSEWARARACILGVGVVTQRTLRCLSTLPRLFPRQNEILWREVVTLRQSHGQQHRVIGKLIQCLFGPLQAGSGSAGAKRKLSLMLDEGCPTPAKFNACPLPGALLQDPYFIQSPLPETTLGLSSPHRARGPIISDLPEDSPSPEGTRLSPSSGGRRGPLDLEKGGRSPDSLLPPMLLRAPPESVEPAGPLDVLGPSLQGREWTLMDLDMELSLPKPQLPSPAASCGSLLQLQPLVPEKGETELAVKGLNSPGPGKDSTLGAPLLLDIPASLGGPALSLPGALPIYSSPESRASYVGAGGNPSP from the exons ATGCAGGAAGCGCCGGCCGCGCTGCCCACGGAGCCGGGCCCCAGCCCAGTGCCTGCCTTCCTCGGCAAGTTATGGGCGCTGGTGGGCGACCCGGGCACCGACCACCTGATCCGCTGGAGCCCG AGCGGCACCAGCTTCCTCGTGAGCGACCAGAGCCGCTTCGCCAAGGAGGTGCTGCCCCAATACTTCAAGCACAGCAACATGGCAAGCTTCGTGCGGCAACTCAATATGT ACGGTTTTCGGAAGGTGGTGAGCATCGAGCAGGGTGGCCTGCTGAGACCCGAACGGGATCACGTCGAGTTCCAGCACCCGAGCTTCGTACGCGGCCGAGAGCAACTGCTGGAACGCGTGCGCCGCAAG GTGCCCGCGCTGCGCGGCGACGACGGCCGCTGGCGCCCCGAGGACCTGGGCCGGCTGCTGGGCGAGGTGCAGGCTTTTCGGGGAGTGCAAGAGAGCACCGAGGCGCGGCTGCGGGAACTCAGGCAgtgcggggggagggggcggaggagaatggggagggagaaggggggcTCTGGGCGCGAGGACACTTGGCTTCTAGACGGTTCTGGGCAGCTCCTTCCTCTCTTGTACCTCGGCGCCTCCTCCAAGACCAGTGGGCCGAGCTGTGGCAGTCTCTTAACTAAGGATGGACGACCATCCGAGTGGGCACGGGCGCGGGCCTGcattctgggggtgggggtggtgaccCAGCGAACTCTCAGATGCCTCAGCACCCTCCCACGCCTTTTCCCCAGGCAGAACGAGATCCTGTGGAGGGAGGTGGTCACGCTGCGGCAGAGCCACGGTCAACAGCATCGGGTCATCGGCAAG cTGATCCAGTGCCTCTTTGGGCCACTTCAGGCTGGGTCTGGCAGCGCAGGAGCTAAGAGGAAGCT GTCGCTGATGCTGGATGAGGGGTGCCCAACGCCAGCCAAATTCAACGCCTGCCCCTTACCTGGTGCCCTCCTGCAGGACCCCTACTTTATCCAGTCG CCCCTCCCGGAGACCACGCTGGGCCTCAGCAGCCCTCACAGGGCCAGGGGCCCCATCATCTCCGACCTCCCGGAAGACTCTCCTTCCCCTGAAGGAACCAGGCTTTCCCCCTCCAGTGGTGGCAGGAG GGGCCCTCTGGACCTGGAGAAGGGAGGCCGGAGCCCAGACAGTCTGCTGCCTCCAATGCTGCTTCGGGCCCCCCCTGAAAGTGTGGAGCCTGCAGGGCCACTGGAT GTGCTGGGCCCCAGCCTCCAAGGGCGGGAATGGACTCTGATGGACTTAGACATGGAGCTGTCCCTG CCAAAGCCCCAGCTCCCTTCCCCAGCTGCTTCCTGCGGTTCTCTTCTGCAGTTGCAGCCCTTGGTTCCAGAGAAGGGTGAGACTGAGCTGGCAGTTAAGGGGTTAAATTCTCCAGGCCCAG GAAAGGACTCCACACTCGGGGCACCACTCCTGCTGGACATCCCAGCGTCTTTAGGAGGCCCAGCGCTCAGCCTGCCTGGAGCTTTACCCATTTACAGCAGTCCTGAGAGCCGGGCCTCCTACGTGGGCGCGGGAGGCAACCCCTCCCCCTGA
- the HSF4 gene encoding heat shock factor protein 4 isoform X4 — translation MQEAPAALPTEPGPSPVPAFLGKLWALVGDPGTDHLIRWSPSGTSFLVSDQSRFAKEVLPQYFKHSNMASFVRQLNMYGFRKVVSIEQGGLLRPERDHVEFQHPSFVRGREQLLERVRRKVPALRGDDGRWRPEDLGRLLGEVQAFRGVQESTEARLRELRQCGGRGRRRMGREKGGSGREDTWLLDGSGQLLPLLYLGASSKTSGPSCGSLLTKDGRPSEWARARACILGVGVVTQRTLRCLSTLPRLFPRQNEILWREVVTLRQSHGQQHRVIGKLIQCLFGPLQAGSGSAGAKRKLSLMLDEGCPTPAKFNACPLPGALLQDPYFIQSPLPETTLGLSSPHRARGPIISDLPEDSPSPEGTRLSPSSGGRREKGLALLKEEPASPGGEGEAGLALAPNECDFCVTAPPPLPVAVVQAILEGKGSFSPEGPRNAQQPEPRGPREVPDRGPLDLEKGGRSPDSLLPPMLLRAPPESVEPAGPLDVLGPSLQGREWTLMDLDMELSLLQPLVPEKGETELAVKGLNSPGPEGKASEALLPRRKEMPVSPC, via the exons ATGCAGGAAGCGCCGGCCGCGCTGCCCACGGAGCCGGGCCCCAGCCCAGTGCCTGCCTTCCTCGGCAAGTTATGGGCGCTGGTGGGCGACCCGGGCACCGACCACCTGATCCGCTGGAGCCCG AGCGGCACCAGCTTCCTCGTGAGCGACCAGAGCCGCTTCGCCAAGGAGGTGCTGCCCCAATACTTCAAGCACAGCAACATGGCAAGCTTCGTGCGGCAACTCAATATGT ACGGTTTTCGGAAGGTGGTGAGCATCGAGCAGGGTGGCCTGCTGAGACCCGAACGGGATCACGTCGAGTTCCAGCACCCGAGCTTCGTACGCGGCCGAGAGCAACTGCTGGAACGCGTGCGCCGCAAG GTGCCCGCGCTGCGCGGCGACGACGGCCGCTGGCGCCCCGAGGACCTGGGCCGGCTGCTGGGCGAGGTGCAGGCTTTTCGGGGAGTGCAAGAGAGCACCGAGGCGCGGCTGCGGGAACTCAGGCAgtgcggggggagggggcggaggagaatggggagggagaaggggggcTCTGGGCGCGAGGACACTTGGCTTCTAGACGGTTCTGGGCAGCTCCTTCCTCTCTTGTACCTCGGCGCCTCCTCCAAGACCAGTGGGCCGAGCTGTGGCAGTCTCTTAACTAAGGATGGACGACCATCCGAGTGGGCACGGGCGCGGGCCTGcattctgggggtgggggtggtgaccCAGCGAACTCTCAGATGCCTCAGCACCCTCCCACGCCTTTTCCCCAGGCAGAACGAGATCCTGTGGAGGGAGGTGGTCACGCTGCGGCAGAGCCACGGTCAACAGCATCGGGTCATCGGCAAG cTGATCCAGTGCCTCTTTGGGCCACTTCAGGCTGGGTCTGGCAGCGCAGGAGCTAAGAGGAAGCT GTCGCTGATGCTGGATGAGGGGTGCCCAACGCCAGCCAAATTCAACGCCTGCCCCTTACCTGGTGCCCTCCTGCAGGACCCCTACTTTATCCAGTCG CCCCTCCCGGAGACCACGCTGGGCCTCAGCAGCCCTCACAGGGCCAGGGGCCCCATCATCTCCGACCTCCCGGAAGACTCTCCTTCCCCTGAAGGAACCAGGCTTTCCCCCTCCAGTGGTGGCAGGAG ggagaagggcctggcacTGCTCAAAGAAGAGCCAGCCAGCCCAGGGGGGGAAGGCGAGGCCGGGCTGGCCCTGGCCCCAAACGAGTGTGACTTCTGCGTGACAGCACCCCCACCGCTGCCTGTGGCTGTGGTGCAGGCCAtcctggaggggaaggggagctTCAGCCCTGAGGGGCCCAGGAATGCCCAACAGCCTGAACCAAGAGGCCCCAGGGAGGTTCCTGACAG GGGCCCTCTGGACCTGGAGAAGGGAGGCCGGAGCCCAGACAGTCTGCTGCCTCCAATGCTGCTTCGGGCCCCCCCTGAAAGTGTGGAGCCTGCAGGGCCACTGGAT GTGCTGGGCCCCAGCCTCCAAGGGCGGGAATGGACTCTGATGGACTTAGACATGGAGCTGTCCCTG TTGCAGCCCTTGGTTCCAGAGAAGGGTGAGACTGAGCTGGCAGTTAAGGGGTTAAATTCTCCAGGCCCAG AGGGCAAGGCGAGTGAAGCTCTCCTTCCCCGAAGAAAGGAGATGCCCGTCTCTCCCTGCTGA